From one Misgurnus anguillicaudatus chromosome 2, ASM2758022v2, whole genome shotgun sequence genomic stretch:
- the LOC141351450 gene encoding uncharacterized protein, producing MCKDPEDNFTGVREIGESEMQSEDPEKKVIEEFEEMHPANCSSDNDETADEQSIHLFLDISCCVDDYVDEKGEILAEEQSEAYPYIQDGEEHGSDQSRSEKTEHLLMKLLAMMKLTGILRDDDLQYVVCPKCMTVYMLTETYERRRDGTKVCRTCGHIPFYNHPKQRSALRKKYGSALLRKATYSSGEEYVHPIRSYCYKCVVQSLGGLVKRLGFEEKLDERRKRELPKGVLGDVNDGQVWQDYQYVNSINCSHATTHSSSLYSCYWKQRSLVGHAGKQLTILEVLLPDRASAGAQEVSYSHLWGSSFHIEPSLRYRATDRFVDGASYPNVSPCFRSTHGSPTLPSPVGPGTSNTRKTHTKQLLFNVVHGNDQASTERLQSSNTAYTKYITSTLFDVFKGLYILYLFSSSAYQQPLCRLPSPGRNQA from the exons ATGTGTAAAGACCCGGAGGATAACTTTACTGGAGTTAGAGAGATTGGTGAAAGTGAAATGCAATCCGAGGACCCAGAAAAAAAAGTGATTGAAGAATTTGAAGAAATGCACCCAGCGAATTGCAGTTCAGACAACG acgaaacagcaGATGAACAAAGCATTCATCTTTTCCTGGACATCTCCTGTTGTGTG GATGACTATGTGGATGAAAAGGGGGAAATCCTTGCTGAGGAGCAGAGTGAAGCCTATCCTTACATACAAGATGGGGAGGAGCATGGAAGTGATCAGTCCAGAAGTGAAAAAACAGAACACTTGTTGATGAAACTTTTGGCCATGATGAAATTGACTGGTATCCTCCGTGACGACGACTTACAGTATGtggtttgtccaaaatgtatgACAGTGTACATGCTTACTGAAACCTATGAGCGCAGACGGGATGGTACAAAGGTTTGCAGGACTTGTGGTCACATCCCGTTCTACAATCACCCAAAGCAGAGGTCTGCATTAAGGAAGAAATATGGCTCTGCCTTGCTAAGAAAGGCTACATATTCGAGCGGTGAAGAGTATGTCCATCCAATACGTTCTTACTGTTACAAGTGTGTTGTGCAGTCTCTGGGAGGACTTGTTAAAAGACTTGGATTTGAAGAGAAATTAGATGAAAGGCGAAAGCGGGAACTGCCAAAGGGTGTGTTAGGAGATGTAAATGATGGACAAGTATGGCAGGATTACCAGTATGTGAATTCAATAAACTGTAGTCATGCCACTACGCACA GTTCGTCGCTCTACAGCTGCTACTGGAAACAGAGATCGTTAGTGGGCCATGCTGGGAAACAACTCACCATACTGGAGGTCCTTTTACCCGACAGAGCCTCAGCTGGGGCGCAG GAGGTAAGTTACTCGCACctctggggatcttcgttccaCATAGAGCCTTCGTTGAGATACAG GGCCACTGATCGATTTGTAGACGGCGCTTCCTATCCGAATGTCTCACCGTGTTTCCGGTCAACccacggctcgcccacgcttccctctccggtggggccagggacctcaaacACAAGAAAAACACACACCAAGCAACTCCTCTTCAACGTAGTACACG GGAACGATCAGGCCAGCACAGagcgtctgcaaagcagcaacacagcgtaCACAAAGTACATCACAAGCACGCTGTTTGATGTCTTTAAAGGTCTTTATATCCTCTACCTCTTCTCTTCATCAGCCTATCAGCAACCGCTGTGTAGATTACCCTCACCTGGGCGAAATCAGGCTTGA